AGTTTCATAACCTGTTTTATCCTTATTGTATTTAATGCTTCCTCCACAATGATCAAAATGAAGGTGGGTAAGAAACATATCTGTAATATCATCAGGGTGAAAACCATGGCAAGCAAGTGATTTTTCAAGAGTATCATTACCTGAGAGATAATAGTGACTAAAAAATTTCGCATCCTGTTTAGTCCCAATACCGTTATCAATTAAAATAAGTCGGTTTCCATCTTCAATAAGCATACTGCGCAAGGCCCAGTTGCACAAATTATTACTATCTGGAGGATTTATGTTTTGCCAGATTGTTTTTGGTACTACTCCAAACATTGCTCCCCCGTCTAATTTAAATAATCCTGTTTCAATTGAATAAATTTTCATTGCCTCTATTATTTTTGTTTAATTTCAAAATAATTTTATTCTACTATAATAATTTTTTCTCCATTTAGGTTAAAATAATTAATCAATCACAAATTAACAAGAAATATATTTTTTAAGAGGAAACAAAGCGTAAATATAATAACAACAAACTGTTTAAAACTTAAATTTAATAACTTGTTTTTGATGCTTTGGAATTAATATGTTAGCTGTTTAATAAAGATATAGACTAAGAACTTACCAAAATATGCAAATTCATTTTATAGCAATAGGAGGAAGTGCAATGCATAATCTTGCCTTGGCCTTGCACCACAAAGGATATACGATTAGTGGTTCAGATGATGAAATTTTCGAGCCCAGTAAAACAAGATTAAAAAATCATGGACTTTTACCTGAAGTTGATGGTTGGTTTCCAGAAAAAATTACAAAAAATACAGATGCGGTGATTTTAGGCATGCATGCAAGGAAGGATAACCCTGAATTGGAGCGTGCTAAAGAACTGGGTATAAAAGTTTTTTCTTATCCTGAATATATCTATGAACAAACTAAAAATAAAATTCGGGTTGTAATTGGTGGAAGTCACGGTAAAACAAGTATTACCGCAATGATTCTTCATGTACTGGATTACAATAAAATTAATTGTGATTATATGGTAGGGGCGCAGCTGGAAGGCTTTGATACCATGGTGAAACTTTCGAAAGAGGCTCCAATTGCTATTCTTGAAGGAGATGAATATTTGTCCTCCCCTATTGATCGCAGACCAAAATTTCATTTATACAAACCTAACATTGCACTGTTAAGTGGAATTGCATGGGATCATATTAATGTTTTTCCAACTTTTGACAATTATGTAGAACAGTTCAAAATTTTTATTGATTTGATAGAAAAAGATGGAACAATAATATATTGTGAATCAGATTCAGAAGTGAAAAAAGTATGTGAAGCATCAAAAGAGGATTTAAAGAAAATTCCGTATAACATACCTGAACATACAATTGTAGATGGAACTACTTACCTCACCTATGGTAATCAAAAAGTACCCTTGCAGGTTTTTGGAGATCATAATTTAATGAATATTAACGGGGCTAAATTGGTCTGTTTCGAGTTAGGAGTTAATGAGCGCAGTTTTTATGAAGCAATCAATTCTTTTAATGGTGCCTCAAGGAGGCTGGAATTAATTATTAAAGATGATAGTACTGCTGTTTACAGGGATTTTGCACACTCACCATCTAAATTAAAAGCTACAACAGAGGCTGTGAAAAAGCAATTTCCGCAAAGAAAATTAATTGCATGCATGGAGTTGCATACTTTTAGCAGCCTTAATGAAACTTTTTTAATGGAATATAATGGTGCAATGTTAAAGGCAGATGAGGCAATTGTATATTATAGTCCGCATACAATTGCCCATAAAAAATTAGCACCAATTTCTATAGCCCAGGTGAAAAAGGCTTTTGGTGGAAATAATATTTCTGTTTTTGTTGATTCAAGCGAACTTGTTGCATATTTGCTAAAAAAGCACTGGAAGGATACAAATCTTTTATTAATGACCTCTGGAAACTTTGATGGTATTGATTTTAAAAGCTTTTCTGAAAAGATTATGAAAAAAGAAGGTTAATAAAAAGGGAGAATATATACAAAAATATTTTTTTTCTTTTAATTTAAAGGAGATTGATTAAAGCAAATGAGGCTTTAAAATAATCTTTGATACTAATTTTTCAACAATTTATAAACAGGCAAAAATTCAAATAAATAATCCAATTGGGTACTAAAAAAATAATGATTTTTCTCATTTCATGTTTAACAAAATAGTATTCATTAGCAATAAAACCATTACAGCCAAAGAAAAATACAAAAACAAGAGGCAAGAATTAAGAGGTTTTAAAATAAAATCATAGTTTTGTACAATTACTTTCTTAGTAACTGCAATGTTTTGAACTGGTATTAATTTTTTGTTTTTTATTTTTTTTCTATTTTTATCCCCAATTCAAAACAAAGTGACAAAAATAAATTGTTTTTTCATTACTATATATTGTGCTTTTACACTTGCTAATTGTATTGCACAAGGTAAAACAGTATTTAAAAAACCAGAAGATACAGTAAGATACAGCGATACCGTAGTTAATATTAACTATGGAGTTAGGATGTTTGATAAATATAACAATATACTTGGTGGTGACTCAATTAGGAATTGCCGCAATTATGCTTGCCAGGGCTGGGTTGAAGATTTTTATGAGAACGGTAAAACCTTACATAAAGGCTTTTATATTGAGGGGATATTAAATAGTTATAAGAATTTTTATCCCGATGGTACACTTGAACGTGAATTTAAAAACAAAAGCCTTGTTAAAAGTGAACTAACAACCTATCATCCAAATGGAAACATAAGAACTAAAGGGGTTTTTGTAGAGGGAAGTTCATTGATATATGAGGAATATTATGAAACAGGCCAATTGGAGTATATGGAAGAAAACCATAAAAGCATGGAATACTATGTTTCTACTAAATCCTTTTACAGTACAGGAACACAGGAATCAATACTCCTACTTACAAATCCTAAAAAACTTACTTTTAGTAAAGTTGAATACCATGAAAATGGTACTATTAGAGAACAAGGCGAACTTTTCTTTAATAAGAATAATATGGATTATTACAAAAGCGGTAAATGGTCCTATTTTGATGAAACAAGCAAGCTCACCCACGAGACTTTATATGAAAATGGGAAAAGCATTAAAACTATAAATTATTAAAATTCATTAATTTCTTTATTTATATGTTTTTAAGGAAACGGGTTAAAATATATAAAGTACTGTTAGAAGATAATTGTTTTTTATTAATAGCATGAATAATTTCGGTAGAATGTATAAAAAGGCTTTATTGGCAATTTTTTTAGCATCCTTAGTTTATGCTTTGCTAATATCGCCCATATTTTTCCTTTACCCACATTTTAATGACTCTATAAAAAAAAACATTGAAAAGGAATTTTTCAATGAAATAAGTGATAACATTAAAGGAGATTGTTATAGAATATGCCAGAGCTTTGACAGGGAATGTCCTTTTCCAACAAGGGAGGTTCATTTGAATTCAGAACATACCATTGTTGAAATATTAATAAATGGTAAATGGTATGCTTATGATCCTTTGTATAAAAAATCGTTTAGAGATAAAAATGTTATTCAAATTTCTTTTGATGTAAAAAGAGGATATATGCCTACTTATCTTAAAGGGTATGCATATGCTAATTCATTTAAAGAAGTAAAGTATTACCATAGCCATTATTTTGTTTTTTTGAAATACATCTGTCCTTTTTATGATGAATTAGTAAGGCAATATTACTCTGTGAACTAATTTTCTTTTAATTTTTTTGGAATAATCATTAATAGTAATGCCGGCAAAAGGAGTAAGTCTGCAAGTATTGCGAAAAGCAAAGTAAGACTAATTAATAATCCAATATAAAAGGTACTGGAAAAATCAGAAAGTATCAAGGTTAAAAATCCTCCACAAAGTATCATTGATGTAATTACAATTGCTTTTCCAGTAGATAACATAGTTCTTTTTATTGCATAAGGTAAGGTTTTGCCTTTTCTTAATTCCTGTCTTAATTTGCTTAGAAAATGGATTGAATCATCCACTGCTATACCAAATGCAATAGTAAAAATTATTGAGGTAGAAACTTTCAGATCAATACCTGTAAAACCCATAATTCCGCCAATCATAACCAAGGGTAAAAAATTTGGAAATAAGGCTATAATTATCATTTTAATTGACTTAAACATAATTCCAACTATAAAAGCAATAATTAAAAAAGCGATAAGCAAACCCTGGAGCATGCTTTTTGATAAATTCTCATTGTTTTTATCAATTAAATGTGCCCCTCCGGTTAATTTATAATTTATCAAAGTGGTGTCAATTTTCGAAATGAAAAAGTTTTCCAGTTGTGCATTCTTCTCGTTAATAAGATGACTTCCCCAATCGGGTATTTTTGCTGTTAACCTTGCAGATTTCTGGTCCTCTGAAATTAAAGTCCTAAATTCCTTCCGTTTTTTAAAATTCGAAAGCTTTTCAACCAATTGATCAAAGCCTTCCTTTTCGGGTAAAACAAAGGCATTGTTTCCACCACCATTAAATGCACGATTAGCTGATTTTACTAAAAAGAGTGGAGAGATAATATGTCCTGTTCCATAAACACTATATAGATATTCCTCAATTTTGTTTATTTCCTGAAGTATTTTATAATTTAATACTGATTCTGTTGAGCCTTCAATATTTACAACCATTTCAAATGCCCTGGCTCCTGAATATTCCTTCTCGAAAAAATTAAAACTTTGTTTTAGCTGCACTTTTTCACTTAAATCTTCAAGCAGATAATTGTTTATTTTAATTTTACTTATACCTATAAATGAAGCAATAAGGACAAATCCAGTTATAATTAAAATTGTTTTATGCCTTTTAAAAACGAAAATAACAATTTTACCCAGGTACTTATTCCATACCTTGTTGTGGTTAGCCTTTTCCGTTATTTTAGGGGTGTTTAGATTAATCAATATTGCTGGCAGTATTGTAAATGTTAGGATAAAAGCAATAAATATCCCAACAGCCAAGTAAAGGCCAAATTCTCTAACTGGTTTTATTCCTGCTGTAAGAAGAGTTAAAAACCCTGCAGCAGTTGTGATTGTTGTTAGGAAAGTGGCTAATCCAACTTCTTTCAGGCTTGTTTTTAAGGCTGCTATTTTTTCTTTCCCAAGCCTGAGTTCTTCCAGATATTTAGAAAGTAAATGAATAATATCAGACATCCCAACAATATATAAAATTGTAGGGATGAGAGTTACCATTAAATCGATTGATTTTCCTGTTATTTTCATGAATGCAAAAAGCCAAATCAATGAAACAACAACTATGATTAATGGAACAACAACTCCCCAAACTGAACGGTATGAGAGGAAAAGAAATAGTATTACCAGGATAATTGAGGATACTACAAAAATTTTCATTTCATCACTCATTGTTTGCAAATAAACCTTTTGACCAATCACTTTTCCAGCCACATGAGTAGTATGAAAATTGAAATTCTTTAAAATTTTGAAAATATTGTCAGCTATGGAATCAGATTTGGCCTTGGATGGATTATTTACAGTAGTAACATAAAGTGCAACTGACCTGGCATTGTTGGCGAAAATATTACCAGGTAATTCTTTGGTTTGGTAAATATTCAATGAATCCTGGTGATAGAGTTCAGGTTTATTCAAATGAATATAAGGCACTTCAATAATCCCCAGGGGGCCCACAATTGGATTTTTAATTGTTGTGGGCGATACAACTGATAGTATATATGGTATATTTTTTAATGAATCTGTGAGGGCATCAATTTTATTTAGAAAATATTGATCAAAAATGCTTGCTTTATTGCTAATTCCAATAAGAATATAATCATTATCATTTTCAAAATTTCTTCTGAATTCCTGGTAATAATCAAGGTCGGGGTCGTTTACAGGAAAAAAGCTTTCAAAATCGTAATCAAATTTCAAGCCTGTTGCTATTATAGCAGATACAACCGTAATGACAAAAGTTATCACAAGGAAAATCCTACTGTATAATTTATACATTTTTGATTTTATGAATAAAAAAGATTTAAGTTTAAAAGGGATATTTCCAACAGAAAAAGTGGCAATTCTGTTTTTATCGAATTCTGTCAGATGCCCTTACCAATGCCTCGTCCTTTCGAATAGCCCTGTTTGCTAAAAAAGTAAGTATAATGCCAATTACGGGTATAATTGATCCAAACTTATATGTTGTTACAAGGCTTTCAACATTTAATTCATTCTCCACCCTATCAGAATAAAAAAACACTCCTGCAATAAGAATTACATAAAGTAGAATATTAAGGTTGCACAGTCTTATTTGTAGTGTTCTTTTATTGAAAAGAAATATGGTTGCAAAAGCAATAAGGATACAAATGGATACTAATAGTAATAAGGGAAGAGTTGAAAAAATAGTTTCTGAAGTGGAATTGTTTTTCAATCCCATAATATCAAGTAAATAAAAGGTACCATCTTTTAAATATTCAGCAAAGGGGAATATATAAATTAAGCTTGTTAAAATTGCAGCAATAAATAAATAGATGCTTTGAATTCTTTGAATCATGGGTATTGTATTAATAAATTAAACTTCCAGTTTTCCGGCTTCCTGCTTTACTGTCCGGCCTGGGTATATTTTCAATGCTTCATCCAAACATTTGATTGCATTTTCAAGAGCGAATTTATTCAAAACATAAGCAATCCTAACTTCATTGTTCCCAAGGCCAGGAGTAGAATAAAACCCCGTTGCAGGAGCAAGCATTACAGTTTGATTTTCATATTCGAATTCTTCAAGCAACCATTGGCAAAAGGTGTCTGAATTATCAATTGGAAGGCTGGCAATGCAATAAAAGGCTCCACTAGGAACAGGGCAAAATGCTCCTTTTATTTGGTTTACGCCATTTACAATTACATTTCTTCGCTCAACATATTCAGCGGTAGTGGAGCTAAAATATGAATCAGGAGTTTGCAATGCTGCTTCTCCTGCAATTTGTCCAAAGGTTGATGGACTGAGCCTTGCCTGAGCAAATTTCATTGCTGTTGCCATAACTTCCTTGTTTCTTGAAATCAATGCTCCAACCCGTGCCCCACATAAACTATAGCGTTTAGAAATACTATCAATTAAAATTACATTATTCTCGATCCCTTTAAGATTCATGGCAGAATGATGTACATGGCCATCATAACAGAATTCCCTGTACACTTCATCTGCAAATAAATACAGATCATGCTTTTTTACCAGGTCTCGTAAAGCTTCCAACTCTTGTTTAGTATACAAATAACCGGTAGGATTTCCTGGATTGCAAATCATTATTCCTTTTGTTCTGGGAGTAATAAGTTTTTCAAATTCACTAACAGCTGGAAGTGCAAATCCATCTTCAATATTTGCTGTAACCGGCACCACATTGATTCCTGCTGCACATGCAAAACCATTGTAATTGGCATAAAAAGGTTCCGGTATTATTAATTCATCACCTGGATTAAAACAAGTCAAAAACGCTATTTGTATTGCTTCAGATCCTCCATTTGTAATTATTATGTCATTTTTGGTTATTTCAATTCCCAGATTATAATAATAGCGGGCAAGACCTTCTCTGTAGCTTTCAAAACCTGCTGAATGGCTGTATTCAATAACATTAAGATTTATGTTTTTTAAAGCTTTCAATACAATTTGTGGGGTCTCAATATCAGGTTGTCCAATATTAAGATGATATATAGTTCTGCCTTTTCTTTTTGCTTCTTCAGCAAAGGGAACTAGTTTTCTGATAGGGGAGGCAGGCATTTCATTGCCTTTTAATGATAGTTTTGGCATATCCAATCGGTTTGTAAGTCCTCAAAGGTAATTAATTTAATACACTGAAAAGAAACTTATAATGGAAAAATGCAATTAAGAAAAGTATAATTACTGTATTTTATTTGTTATCCACAATTCCTTTAAAATGGAGAACATGAGGTGATCTTATTGCATTGGAATGTATTTCCAGTTTTCTATTCTGGTAACCTATTTTGTTTTGGGTATCAAACTTTACACTTATTTTTGCTGAGTTTGCAGGTTCAATAGGGTGTTCGGGGAAATCAACAAGGGTACAATTGCAGGCAACTTTAATATCGGTTATTGTAAGAGGGACTTTGCCGCTATTTGTAAAAGTGTATTCAAATTCAATAACCTCGCCTTCCTTTACCTTTTCGAATTTATGTACTTTTTTATCAAATTTAAAATCGGCCTCCCCTGTTTGAGAAAAACTGGGGAAAGCCGATAATAAAATTGCAATCACACAAAAAAAAGCAAAAATTCTGAACATATTAATGTTTCTCAAGCGGAGCTCCTACAGGAACTGCTTTGCCAGGAAAAGTTTCTTCTACTACGGCATCTACATTACCTTTAATAGTAAGCAATTTAGAAGGCTCATTTTTAGCGTTAGAAGTAATTGTAACTGTTTTGTTAATTGGACCAACTCGTTTAGTATCATAATTAACTTTAATAGAAGCTGATTCGCCTGGTTTAATTGGTTCTTTTGGCCAATCTGGAACTGTACATCCGCAACTACCTCTTGCCATTGAAATTATTAATGGCTCCTTACCTGTGTTTTTAAATTTAAATTCACTGGCTCCACTTGCATTTTGTTTAATGTTGCCGTAATCATAAACATCTTTCTCAAAAGTAATTTCAGCTAGACTTGGTTTAGGATCAATTCCTGTTGTTATCTCCTGAGCTCTTACAGTTGTGAAAAAGGTAGCTACAACAACTCCGATGGTCAATAATGATTTTTTCATAATTTTTTTATCTGAGTTTTAATATTTACTTTTTGTTATTTACAAATTTATTAAATATTTTTTTGAATTAATAACATTTAACATTT
This is a stretch of genomic DNA from Bacteroidota bacterium. It encodes these proteins:
- a CDS encoding DUF4293 domain-containing protein, with translation MIQRIQSIYLFIAAILTSLIYIFPFAEYLKDGTFYLLDIMGLKNNSTSETIFSTLPLLLLVSICILIAFATIFLFNKRTLQIRLCNLNILLYVILIAGVFFYSDRVENELNVESLVTTYKFGSIIPVIGIILTFLANRAIRKDEALVRASDRIR
- a CDS encoding DUF1573 domain-containing protein, with protein sequence MKKSLLTIGVVVATFFTTVRAQEITTGIDPKPSLAEITFEKDVYDYGNIKQNASGASEFKFKNTGKEPLIISMARGSCGCTVPDWPKEPIKPGESASIKVNYDTKRVGPINKTVTITSNAKNEPSKLLTIKGNVDAVVEETFPGKAVPVGAPLEKH
- a CDS encoding peptidoglycan synthetase, translated to MQIHFIAIGGSAMHNLALALHHKGYTISGSDDEIFEPSKTRLKNHGLLPEVDGWFPEKITKNTDAVILGMHARKDNPELERAKELGIKVFSYPEYIYEQTKNKIRVVIGGSHGKTSITAMILHVLDYNKINCDYMVGAQLEGFDTMVKLSKEAPIAILEGDEYLSSPIDRRPKFHLYKPNIALLSGIAWDHINVFPTFDNYVEQFKIFIDLIEKDGTIIYCESDSEVKKVCEASKEDLKKIPYNIPEHTIVDGTTYLTYGNQKVPLQVFGDHNLMNINGAKLVCFELGVNERSFYEAINSFNGASRRLELIIKDDSTAVYRDFAHSPSKLKATTEAVKKQFPQRKLIACMELHTFSSLNETFLMEYNGAMLKADEAIVYYSPHTIAHKKLAPISIAQVKKAFGGNNISVFVDSSELVAYLLKKHWKDTNLLLMTSGNFDGIDFKSFSEKIMKKEG
- a CDS encoding DUF1573 domain-containing protein, translating into MIAILLSAFPSFSQTGEADFKFDKKVHKFEKVKEGEVIEFEYTFTNSGKVPLTITDIKVACNCTLVDFPEHPIEPANSAKISVKFDTQNKIGYQNRKLEIHSNAIRSPHVLHFKGIVDNK
- a CDS encoding MMPL family transporter → MYKLYSRIFLVITFVITVVSAIIATGLKFDYDFESFFPVNDPDLDYYQEFRRNFENDNDYILIGISNKASIFDQYFLNKIDALTDSLKNIPYILSVVSPTTIKNPIVGPLGIIEVPYIHLNKPELYHQDSLNIYQTKELPGNIFANNARSVALYVTTVNNPSKAKSDSIADNIFKILKNFNFHTTHVAGKVIGQKVYLQTMSDEMKIFVVSSIILVILFLFLSYRSVWGVVVPLIIVVVSLIWLFAFMKITGKSIDLMVTLIPTILYIVGMSDIIHLLSKYLEELRLGKEKIAALKTSLKEVGLATFLTTITTAAGFLTLLTAGIKPVREFGLYLAVGIFIAFILTFTILPAILINLNTPKITEKANHNKVWNKYLGKIVIFVFKRHKTILIITGFVLIASFIGISKIKINNYLLEDLSEKVQLKQSFNFFEKEYSGARAFEMVVNIEGSTESVLNYKILQEINKIEEYLYSVYGTGHIISPLFLVKSANRAFNGGGNNAFVLPEKEGFDQLVEKLSNFKKRKEFRTLISEDQKSARLTAKIPDWGSHLINEKNAQLENFFISKIDTTLINYKLTGGAHLIDKNNENLSKSMLQGLLIAFLIIAFIVGIMFKSIKMIIIALFPNFLPLVMIGGIMGFTGIDLKVSTSIIFTIAFGIAVDDSIHFLSKLRQELRKGKTLPYAIKRTMLSTGKAIVITSMILCGGFLTLILSDFSSTFYIGLLISLTLLFAILADLLLLPALLLMIIPKKLKEN
- a CDS encoding pyridoxal phosphate-dependent aminotransferase; this encodes MPKLSLKGNEMPASPIRKLVPFAEEAKRKGRTIYHLNIGQPDIETPQIVLKALKNINLNVIEYSHSAGFESYREGLARYYYNLGIEITKNDIIITNGGSEAIQIAFLTCFNPGDELIIPEPFYANYNGFACAAGINVVPVTANIEDGFALPAVSEFEKLITPRTKGIMICNPGNPTGYLYTKQELEALRDLVKKHDLYLFADEVYREFCYDGHVHHSAMNLKGIENNVILIDSISKRYSLCGARVGALISRNKEVMATAMKFAQARLSPSTFGQIAGEAALQTPDSYFSSTTAEYVERRNVIVNGVNQIKGAFCPVPSGAFYCIASLPIDNSDTFCQWLLEEFEYENQTVMLAPATGFYSTPGLGNNEVRIAYVLNKFALENAIKCLDEALKIYPGRTVKQEAGKLEV